The Stenotrophomonas maltophilia genome segment TGGGCTTCGGTCGGGCCGACCACCACCACCCGCTCCTGCTGGCCGATCAGGATCATGGATCAGCGGCCCTGGCAGGCGGGTTGGGCCAGCAGCCAGGCTTGGGCGGCGGCCAAAGTGGCGGCATCACCCTCGATACGCTGGTCGGGCTCGATCTTCAAGCCATCACCACGATCATTGCGGTCGCGCATCACGGTGGTGGTCAGCAGCAGGCGACTGCCATCGGCAAGCGTGTGCACGACATTGCCAGTGGAGACACCCGCAGTGGGCTGACCGAAACTCCGCGTCTGCGGACGACCACGCCACGCCAGCACCGAGGCCTCGCCCGAACTGCCGGTGCGCGGCCCGAACAGCACCGCCACCGGCGCGCCGGGCTGCCGCAGCACATAGCCGGACTGGCCGAAGTCCAGCACCGACTTGCCTGCACGCTGCACGGCGGTCGCGGTCAACGTCCAGCGCTCCGGCCCCTGTGCAGTTTCGAACGACCCCACATCTTCGTTGTTCACTACCGAGGTGCGCAGCAGCGGTGCCATGCCCAGCAGCATCGGCCACATGTTGCCACCGCTGTTGTCACGCAGGTCGACGATCCAGCCACAGCGCGCGCCGTCGTCCTTGCTGCGGATGACCTGCTGCCACCGCGCGGCACGCTGGATGTCCTGGCGGAACTTTTCCTGCGGCGTCGCGCCCGGCGTGGAGGCATAACCCTCGATGACCACCCAGCCGATGCGCATATCCACCGCATCGGCCGCCTTGGCCCGGTCCACGGCGGCGGCGCC includes the following:
- a CDS encoding S41 family peptidase yields the protein MQVRKGVRRIGALMLVLLATGAMADTPGAVEVPSPVAQAEILNLLERQALYRDRVDWAATRVRLQSAQGDPAQRLAVLREAIAVSTGNHGGWTTTQRQSESLARAQQAGAAAVDRAKAADAVDMRIGWVVIEGYASTPGATPQEKFRQDIQRAARWQQVIRSKDDGARCGWIVDLRDNSGGNMWPMLLGMAPLLRTSVVNNEDVGSFETAQGPERWTLTATAVQRAGKSVLDFGQSGYVLRQPGAPVAVLFGPRTGSSGEASVLAWRGRPQTRSFGQPTAGVSTGNVVHTLADGSRLLLTTTVMRDRNDRGDGLKIEPDQRIEGDAATLAAAQAWLLAQPACQGR